In Actinomycetota bacterium, the sequence GGCTCGCTCGCTCCCGCACAGCTCCTCCTCTCGCAGATGTCGCGATGTCTCGAGCGTTTGACGCTCGACGCACCGGGATCGTTCCGCGACGGTGTTCGCTGACCGCACGTTCGCATGGGTGGTGGAACGTGGTCGAGGCCTTCGCGCCCGATGCATGGTTGGTAAATGGCCGTGCAAGTCTGGGGCGGCGATGACGGCTTCCTTCAGTTGACCTTCAGGTGGGCCGTCCAAGCTGCCGCGTGTCGGGACGAAGGAGGGTGGCGGATGGAGCGGGTGAACTGGATAGCGGACCGGTCGAAGTGATGTGAGCGGTCTCGGTGCGGACGCCTGGATCACGGTGGCGGTGCTGGTGGTCGCGTTTGCGCTGCTCGTCTGGGACAGGTTGGCGCCCTCCGCGGTCGTGCTGGCGGCGACGGTGTTCCTGCTGATCGTGGACGTGGTCGACACCGATCAGGCCCTGTCCGGGTTCGCGAACCCCGCCCCGATCACGGTGGCGGCGCTGTACGTCCTCGCGCGGGCCGCACAGAAGACGGGCTTGCTGAGCCCGCTTACCTCTCGGATCCTCGGTGAGGGACGCGGGCGGCTCGATCTCGTCCGGTTGCTCGTGCCCACGGCTGCGGCCTCGTCGTTCCTGAACAACACCCCTCTGGTCGCGATGCTGACGCCGGACGTCGTGGGGTGGGCGGAACGCCGTGGTGTGTCCGCGTCACGCTTCCTGATGCCGCTGTCGTTCGCGGCGATCCTCGGCGGCACCGTCACCGTCCTGGGGACCTCCACGAACCTCGTGGTCTCGGGCCTGCTGGTGGAGGCCGGCCACGCTCCGTTCGGCCTGTTCGAGCTGACCCGGGTGGGCGGCGCCTCCGCGGTCGCGGGCCTGACTGTCCTGGTCGTGGTGGCGTGGCGGCTGATCCCGGAACGCCGCACGGCGACCGAACAGGCTGCCGAGGAGGTGCGTGAGTTCGTCGTGTTCATGGAGGTCGAGTCCGGCGGGGCGCTGGACGGCCGGCGTGTCTCCGAGACCGGTCTCATCGAACGTCGACACGTGTTCCTCGTCGAGGTGATCCGCGACGGGCACACCATGTCGCCGGTCGACCTCGAGACGGTCCTGCAGGGTGGGGACCGTCTGACGTTCGCTGGACAGGTCGGGCAGATCGTCGAGCTGCATCGGATGCGGGGGTTGCGGTCGACCGAGCAGAACCACCTCGAGTCGGTGGCCAGCCCTCAGCACGGTCTGTACGTCGCGGTGGTCGGGCGCAGCTCGCCGCTGGCCGGTCACGGCCTCGCCGACGTGGGGTTCATGGCCCGCTACCAGGCCGCGGTCCTGGCGATCCACCGCGACGGGCAGCGGTTGACCGAGGAGCCACGTGACGTGCGGGTGCGTGCTGGCGATGCGCTGCTGATCCTCGCCGACGAGGCGTTCCCCAGGAACTGGGCGGAGGCACGCGATTTCCTCGTCATCGCGCCGCTGGGTGGCGACCCGCCGTCCGCCACGGCCAAGGCGCCGGTCGTTGCCGCGATCACCGTCGGGATGATCGGGGTGGCGGCCTTCGGGATCCTCCCGATCCTCGAGGCCGCGCTGCTGGCGGCGGGTGCCCTGGTCGCCACCCGCTCGCTCACGGCCAACGAGGTCCGCGACGCGATCGACTTCGACGTCATCATCCTCATCGCTGCCGCTTTCGGGCTCGGGGCCGCCATGCAGACGACCGGGCTGGCGAGCGCGCTCTCCGAGGGGCTCGTCTCAGCGTTCGACGTCTTCGGCACCGTCGGGGTGGTGTTCGGGCTGCTGGTGGCGGTGTCGCTGCTCACCGAGCTGGTCACGAACAACGCCGCCGCCGTGGTCGTCTTCCCAATCGCGGCGTCGGTCTCGGCGCAGACGGGCCTCGACCTGCGGGCCATCGCCATCGCGATCGCCGTGGCCGCGTCGAGCTCGTTCCTGACCCCGATCGGCTACCAGACCAACACGATCGTCTACGGCCCGGGCGGCTACCGGTTCACCGACTACGCCCGCGCGGGCATCCCCCTCAACCTGACGGTGATAGGTGTCGTCACCGCGATGACCGTCATCAGCTGATCCGCGAGCGGCCGACCGGCATGGCGGGTTAGGCTCCGCGCGTGGGTGGGGAGACGGGTGCCGGGACGACCGTGGTCGCCCGCCCTGTCCGTCGGGTCATCACCTGGCACCTGTTGCCGTTCGCGGTGATCGCCGTGGCGGCGATCCCGCTGAGCTTCCTCCCCCCGGACGAACCGAACGCCACGCAGCTGGCGATCGCCGGCGTGATAACGGTCGCTGCGTTCCTCGCCGCGGCAGTTCTGCCGTGGGACCGTCTCCCCCCGCCCCGCGGTGGTGCTACCGCCACTCGCCTACCTGCTGGCGGTCGCGGTCCTGCGGCACGCTGAGGGCGGGTCGGCGTCCGGGTACGGGCCGCTCGTGTTGATCCCGCTGTTCTGGGTGGCGCTATATGCCGAGAGGGCGCAGGTCGCCACGGTCGTGGTTGGCATCGTGCTCGTCTTCATGCTGCCGATCGTGGTCATCGGATCGCCGGGCTACCCGTCCACCGAGTGGCGCCGTCCCCTCGTCTGGTTCGTGGTCGCTCCCACCGTGGGCCTGGTCGTCAACGACCTCGTGCGACGGATCCGAACGGAGGCGGCCGCGAACGAGCGACGCGCCCGCGCGCTGGACGCCGTCGCCGGCATATCCAGAGGGCTCGGTCACGGGGCGGACACCCGGTTGGGTATCTGCGAGGCAGCGTTGACGGTCAGCGAGGCCGGAGCCGCGTTCCTCGTCGAACCGGACGGCGACGGCCGATTGCGATCCACGGCTGTCGTCGGCGTCGACCTCACCGAGATCGTAGTGACCGTGGGCGAGCAGCCGTCCGCGATCGTCACGGCCTACACCTCCGGAGAGCGTCTGTTCATCCGGGACGCCGTCGACGATCCGCGGGTGTCACCGCGGCTCGTCGAGGCAACCGCCGCCGCCTCGCTGCTCCTCGAACCCGTCGTCCGGCGGGGTGACGTGGTCGGCGTGCTCGTGGTCCTATGGCGATGGCGAGTGGCCGGCCTCGACGACTTCTCGGCGATGGTCACTACCCTGCTGGCCACCGA encodes:
- a CDS encoding SLC13 family permease encodes the protein MSGLGADAWITVAVLVVAFALLVWDRLAPSAVVLAATVFLLIVDVVDTDQALSGFANPAPITVAALYVLARAAQKTGLLSPLTSRILGEGRGRLDLVRLLVPTAAASSFLNNTPLVAMLTPDVVGWAERRGVSASRFLMPLSFAAILGGTVTVLGTSTNLVVSGLLVEAGHAPFGLFELTRVGGASAVAGLTVLVVVAWRLIPERRTATEQAAEEVREFVVFMEVESGGALDGRRVSETGLIERRHVFLVEVIRDGHTMSPVDLETVLQGGDRLTFAGQVGQIVELHRMRGLRSTEQNHLESVASPQHGLYVAVVGRSSPLAGHGLADVGFMARYQAAVLAIHRDGQRLTEEPRDVRVRAGDALLILADEAFPRNWAEARDFLVIAPLGGDPPSATAKAPVVAAITVGMIGVAAFGILPILEAALLAAGALVATRSLTANEVRDAIDFDVIILIAAAFGLGAAMQTTGLASALSEGLVSAFDVFGTVGVVFGLLVAVSLLTELVTNNAAAVVVFPIAASVSAQTGLDLRAIAIAIAVAASSSFLTPIGYQTNTIVYGPGGYRFTDYARAGIPLNLTVIGVVTAMTVIS
- a CDS encoding GGDEF domain-containing protein, yielding MLPPLAYLLAVAVLRHAEGGSASGYGPLVLIPLFWVALYAERAQVATVVVGIVLVFMLPIVVIGSPGYPSTEWRRPLVWFVVAPTVGLVVNDLVRRIRTEAAANERRARALDAVAGISRGLGHGADTRLGICEAALTVSEAGAAFLVEPDGDGRLRSTAVVGVDLTEIVVTVGEQPSAIVTAYTSGERLFIRDAVDDPRVSPRLVEATAAASLLLEPVVRRGDVVGVLVVLWRWRVAGLDDFSAMVTTLLATEAGVAIERSDLLLQLDEMARTDKLTGLRNRRAFDELLEREMARSKRTGEPLALALVDLDRFKSYNDTHGPTRPATNCWPPRPQRGGRSCVTSTCSLGGAARSSWRCCPGRDHRRHARQSSACGQPLRSSRPARPASPCGTARRRPPA